The Solibacillus sp. FSL W7-1436 genome window below encodes:
- a CDS encoding nuclear transport factor 2 family protein: MIENLKEHLQQLEESHTGLEVRRSKEKLDAILADDFFEIGSSGYIYDKKECLETGVVMTEMKLHNYEIYPLAHDIVLATYFLVDTTRERNTLRSSIWKLIDGHWQLYFHQGTITPLQLTSFTGKVSK; the protein is encoded by the coding sequence TTGATAGAGAATTTAAAAGAGCATTTACAGCAACTAGAGGAAAGTCATACCGGGTTGGAAGTTAGAAGGAGTAAAGAAAAGCTTGATGCCATTTTAGCAGATGATTTTTTTGAGATTGGCAGCTCCGGTTATATTTATGATAAAAAAGAGTGTCTTGAAACGGGTGTTGTTATGACAGAAATGAAGCTGCATAACTACGAAATCTATCCGCTCGCTCATGACATTGTCTTAGCTACTTATTTTTTAGTTGATACCACTAGAGAACGGAATACACTGCGCAGTTCGATTTGGAAATTGATTGACGGGCACTGGCAGCTCTATTTCCATCAAGGAACAATAACGCCACTTCAATTGACTAGTTTTACTGGCAAGGTGTCTAAGTGA
- a CDS encoding GNAT family N-acetyltransferase, with amino-acid sequence MGFRCISLAQTDIRPLEKEDYTSWLSAFENRLPSQHQYDEGEIDMSICTKDWFGDLVDRHQRLASEDKVYIFGVFRKEDLAHIGSVDFSTLLRDEFQWARFGYTIHNQFWLQGYGKEAVKAALTLAFDKLNYHRIEAHINLDNFPSIKLAESVGLQFECIRKGFIYEFDEWKDHLIYYINSR; translated from the coding sequence ATCGGCTTTCGCTGTATTTCTCTAGCCCAAACGGATATAAGACCCCTTGAAAAAGAAGATTACACATCGTGGTTATCCGCATTTGAAAATAGATTGCCGTCACAACATCAATACGATGAAGGTGAAATAGATATGAGCATTTGTACAAAAGATTGGTTTGGAGATTTGGTAGATCGTCATCAAAGACTTGCTTCAGAAGATAAAGTTTATATATTCGGGGTTTTCCGAAAAGAGGATCTTGCGCATATTGGTTCAGTTGATTTTTCTACATTGTTGAGGGATGAATTTCAATGGGCAAGATTTGGTTATACGATCCACAACCAATTTTGGTTACAAGGATATGGAAAGGAAGCTGTAAAAGCTGCACTTACACTAGCTTTTGATAAACTGAATTATCACCGGATCGAAGCACATATAAATCTGGATAACTTCCCATCCATTAAGTTAGCGGAAAGTGTCGGCCTGCAATTTGAATGTATAAGAAAAGGATTTATTTACGAATTTGACGAGTGGAAAGATCATCTCATTTACTATATAAATTCGAGGTAA
- a CDS encoding polysaccharide deacetylase family protein, translating into MKKKLIIAVLLLALICAGLFQVTKLRTFQLFGGLTYQAETKEKVIALTFDDGPSKNVDQLLPLLDVYKAKATFFLIGDEIEKHPEEAIKLVEAGHQIGNHTYSHKRMVLKSPSFIEEEIEKTDELIRSIGYEGEIDFRPPYGKKFVGLPYYLNKTNRETIMWSLDPETYYTNVDEKINYVMENIQPGSIILLHPMYDQTGGTLQVVETILKELTNEEYRFVTVDELQSL; encoded by the coding sequence ATGAAAAAGAAGTTAATAATAGCGGTTTTATTACTCGCACTTATATGTGCAGGGCTGTTCCAAGTTACGAAACTGAGAACATTTCAATTATTTGGAGGGTTGACCTACCAGGCGGAAACAAAGGAGAAGGTTATCGCTTTAACTTTTGATGACGGTCCGTCAAAGAATGTGGATCAGCTTTTGCCTTTGTTGGATGTATACAAGGCGAAAGCTACGTTTTTCCTTATCGGAGATGAAATTGAAAAGCATCCTGAGGAAGCAATAAAATTAGTTGAAGCAGGGCATCAAATTGGAAATCACACGTATTCACATAAAAGAATGGTTTTAAAATCGCCTTCTTTTATTGAAGAGGAAATAGAAAAAACGGATGAGCTGATTCGAAGCATTGGGTATGAGGGAGAAATTGACTTTCGCCCGCCTTACGGGAAAAAATTCGTTGGCTTACCGTATTATTTAAATAAGACCAACAGGGAAACGATTATGTGGTCGTTGGATCCGGAAACGTATTATACAAATGTGGATGAAAAAATCAATTATGTAATGGAAAACATTCAACCGGGCTCGATTATCTTGCTGCATCCCATGTATGATCAAACCGGCGGGACATTGCAAGTGGTTGAAACGATTTTAAAAGAGCTTACGAACGAAGAATATCGGTTTGTAACAGTGGATGAACTTCAGTCGCTATAA
- the tnpB gene encoding IS66 family insertion sequence element accessory protein TnpB (TnpB, as the term is used for proteins encoded by IS66 family insertion elements, is considered an accessory protein, since TnpC, encoded by a neighboring gene, is a DDE family transposase.) has translation MKQDFTSVQNIYIICGKTDMRKGIDGLATLIQDSFELDPYSDSIFLFSGWSKDRYKCLYFDGDGFAMLYKRLDNGKLQWPKDENEVRKLSQQELRWLLEGLSLQQPKAIAKSVKGIF, from the coding sequence ATGAAACAGGATTTTACGAGCGTGCAAAACATCTACATCATCTGCGGTAAGACAGACATGCGTAAAGGTATTGATGGTCTCGCAACGCTCATTCAAGATTCTTTCGAATTGGATCCGTATAGTGATTCTATCTTTCTGTTTTCTGGATGGAGCAAGGATCGGTATAAATGTTTGTATTTCGATGGAGATGGCTTCGCCATGCTTTATAAACGATTAGATAATGGGAAATTACAATGGCCAAAAGATGAAAATGAGGTACGCAAACTTTCGCAACAAGAGCTGCGTTGGTTGTTGGAAGGATTATCTCTACAACAGCCGAAGGCAATTGCAAAATCTGTAAAAGGTATCTTTTAA
- a CDS encoding kinase, which yields MDYLNNLIRQISEEYEKHIEKRPYIVAIDGLSGAGKTTLVKQLKRILENVVVIHIDDHIVEKSKRYNTGHEQWFEYYQLQWDTKFLKEQLFLKIRQNVPSLKLPLYQKEEDTHLDQTINLSDCSMVIIEGIFLLRDEWKNCYDYIVFLDCPKEMRYARVIQRDTYIGDIDERVNKYTKRYWPAEEYYLEKQKPMERAHYIQKFN from the coding sequence ATGGACTACTTAAATAATTTAATTCGTCAAATAAGTGAAGAATATGAAAAGCATATTGAAAAAAGGCCTTATATCGTTGCTATAGATGGCTTATCGGGTGCCGGCAAAACTACGCTTGTAAAGCAGCTTAAACGTATTTTAGAAAATGTCGTTGTAATTCATATTGATGACCATATCGTTGAAAAATCCAAGCGGTATAATACAGGGCATGAACAATGGTTTGAATATTATCAATTACAGTGGGACACCAAATTTTTGAAAGAGCAGCTTTTTCTAAAAATACGACAAAATGTCCCATCATTAAAACTACCCCTTTATCAAAAAGAAGAGGATACTCATCTCGACCAAACAATTAATTTATCTGACTGCAGCATGGTAATTATAGAAGGCATCTTTCTTTTACGGGATGAATGGAAAAACTGTTATGATTATATCGTTTTCTTGGATTGTCCTAAAGAAATGAGGTACGCACGTGTAATTCAACGAGATACATATATTGGGGATATAGATGAAAGAGTAAACAAATATACGAAACGATATTGGCCTGCAGAAGAATATTATTTGGAAAAACAAAAACCTATGGAACGAGCTCATTATATTCAAAAATTTAACTGA
- a CDS encoding DUF4181 domain-containing protein yields MDNFFANLILISSIFGLVLFFMNKFLRKWLNVEKKEIFSNHFVNKQHKKIDWTIRIAFIVVMLFGFFINISQDSSKHIWFLQPYILLFGLIIVTELVRIVMEKRYAANKNDYIFTAVQLVVISLFLLAVFSTDFFGLLAWQ; encoded by the coding sequence ATGGATAATTTTTTTGCAAATTTAATTTTAATATCATCAATTTTTGGACTTGTACTATTTTTTATGAATAAGTTTTTAAGAAAATGGCTAAACGTTGAGAAGAAAGAGATCTTCTCCAATCACTTTGTAAATAAACAACATAAAAAAATAGATTGGACCATTAGAATAGCATTTATTGTGGTTATGTTATTTGGTTTCTTCATTAACATTAGCCAAGATTCTTCAAAGCACATCTGGTTTCTGCAACCATATATACTTTTGTTTGGCTTAATTATTGTAACGGAACTAGTCAGAATTGTTATGGAGAAGAGATATGCGGCAAACAAGAATGACTACATTTTTACGGCAGTACAATTAGTGGTTATCTCTCTATTTTTACTCGCAGTATTTTCGACAGACTTTTTTGGATTATTGGCATGGCAGTAA
- a CDS encoding ABC-2 transporter permease produces the protein MFNLIRRDVILQKKQLLLFIPFVIFFIIMEANPVMIFLVASILIPFNTYAYDEKVETNILLNSLPYTRSEIIASRYIGAIIYMVLAIGVTSLTLFVFNKPFTLTHIAIGCSLFLLFASFTFPLFYLFKPGYIFPAVLISFLLLTAVGPSIAIFLADQLTVIKDVIINLSIPALYTGVTIVVITLYVGSWFVTNSIYQRKAL, from the coding sequence ATGTTTAATCTAATTAGACGTGATGTCATATTACAGAAAAAACAGCTATTACTTTTTATTCCTTTTGTCATTTTCTTTATTATAATGGAAGCAAATCCAGTTATGATCTTTCTTGTTGCCAGTATTCTTATTCCCTTTAACACATATGCTTACGATGAAAAAGTAGAGACGAACATATTGTTAAATTCCTTACCTTATACACGTTCGGAAATAATCGCATCACGCTATATCGGTGCTATTATCTATATGGTTTTAGCAATTGGTGTGACAAGTCTCACATTGTTTGTTTTCAATAAACCTTTTACACTAACACACATTGCGATTGGCTGTAGTTTATTTTTATTATTTGCTTCCTTTACCTTCCCATTATTTTATTTATTTAAACCAGGTTATATTTTTCCGGCTGTATTGATTAGTTTTCTCCTTTTAACAGCGGTCGGACCGTCTATTGCGATATTTTTAGCAGACCAATTGACCGTTATAAAGGATGTTATTATTAATTTATCCATCCCTGCTTTATATACAGGAGTAACAATTGTCGTCATCACACTCTATGTTGGTTCTTGGTTTGTTACCAACAGCATTTACCAGCGAAAGGCGTTATAA
- a CDS encoding ABC transporter ATP-binding protein: MENVVELTNVSKKFKGFSVKNLNLEVKKGFITGFIGANGAGKSTTIKMMMNLLRPDVGEIKLFGLDYMNHEKAIKERIGFVYDGNVFFEGLNLKDIKRIVGPAYKRWDESLFHQYLEKFELPLNKQIKTFSKGMQMKASLAIALSHHAELIIMDEPTAGLDPIFRRELLELLQELMVDGDRTIFFSTHITSDLDRIADYIALIQKGELIFNQSILDVVENYALVKGRLELLDRDTEKAFIHVHRALTGFEALTDDIKGVQRIFGDTVAIDQASLEEIMYYLKGGIQHV, translated from the coding sequence ATGGAGAATGTTGTTGAACTTACAAATGTTTCGAAAAAGTTTAAAGGTTTTTCTGTTAAAAATCTAAATTTAGAAGTGAAGAAAGGCTTTATAACAGGCTTTATTGGGGCAAACGGTGCGGGTAAATCGACTACGATAAAAATGATGATGAATCTATTAAGACCGGATGTCGGTGAAATTAAGCTTTTCGGTTTGGATTACATGAATCATGAGAAGGCGATTAAAGAGCGCATTGGGTTTGTTTACGATGGCAATGTGTTTTTTGAAGGGCTGAACTTAAAAGATATAAAGCGCATCGTGGGCCCTGCATACAAACGCTGGGATGAATCACTATTTCATCAATACTTGGAAAAATTTGAATTGCCGCTGAATAAACAAATAAAGACATTTTCAAAAGGAATGCAAATGAAGGCATCATTGGCCATAGCACTATCCCATCATGCGGAACTTATTATTATGGACGAGCCAACAGCAGGTTTAGATCCCATTTTTAGACGAGAGCTTTTGGAGCTTTTACAGGAGTTAATGGTGGATGGAGATCGTACCATTTTCTTCTCCACACATATTACATCCGATTTAGACCGTATTGCAGATTATATCGCTCTCATTCAGAAGGGGGAATTAATATTTAATCAGTCTATTCTTGATGTAGTTGAAAACTATGCACTTGTTAAAGGAAGATTGGAACTTCTGGATCGCGACACTGAAAAGGCTTTTATTCATGTTCACCGTGCATTAACAGGATTTGAAGCATTAACGGATGATATCAAAGGAGTACAAAGAATTTTCGGAGACACCGTTGCCATTGATCAAGCCTCTCTGGAAGAGATCATGTATTACTTGAAAGGGGGAATACAACATGTTTAA
- a CDS encoding TetR/AcrR family transcriptional regulator, translated as MRGRILKESIDLFDKKGFSKTSIQDIIDTIGVTKGTFYYYFKSKQELLMDIHLNYIKELLAEQEVILNDEYLSSIVKINKLIHLIIKNIKVHGKSARVFHREFRHLDDKQLKLINDYRKEFRINLEKLFDEGIEKGEFREDLRSDIVIFGILGMVNRSYNWYNPDGEVTEEELVSTYMEMILNGINKDTNTTGYKNGNFSGSIF; from the coding sequence ATGCGCGGAAGAATTCTTAAAGAAAGTATAGACCTCTTTGATAAAAAGGGGTTCAGCAAAACTTCCATTCAAGATATTATTGATACGATCGGTGTGACAAAGGGTACCTTTTATTATTACTTTAAAAGTAAACAGGAATTATTAATGGATATTCACTTAAATTATATTAAAGAGTTATTAGCCGAACAAGAAGTGATTTTAAATGATGAATATCTAAGCAGTATAGTAAAAATAAATAAATTAATTCATTTAATTATAAAAAATATTAAAGTACATGGTAAGAGCGCAAGAGTATTTCATCGGGAGTTTCGGCATCTGGATGATAAGCAATTAAAGTTAATCAATGATTACCGAAAAGAGTTTCGTATAAATCTCGAAAAGCTTTTTGATGAAGGTATTGAAAAAGGAGAATTCAGGGAAGATCTTAGAAGTGATATTGTTATCTTTGGCATCCTCGGCATGGTTAACCGTTCATATAATTGGTATAATCCGGATGGAGAAGTAACAGAAGAAGAGCTTGTGAGTACTTATATGGAAATGATATTAAATGGAATAAATAAAGATACAAACACTACGGGATATAAGAATGGAAACTTCAGCGGAAGTATTTTTTAA
- a CDS encoding phosphate starvation-inducible protein PhoH, whose product MDALSILVIVLIVTGMVVCAIKMRSLRDKIHDSSATPIIIRWIIGTTAWGVLSIYIVVWWLMPRLL is encoded by the coding sequence TTGGATGCATTATCAATCCTGGTTATTGTACTCATCGTCACCGGAATGGTTGTATGTGCAATTAAAATGAGAAGCTTGAGAGATAAAATTCATGATAGTTCAGCTACACCAATTATTATTAGGTGGATAATAGGAACAACAGCATGGGGAGTATTGAGCATTTATATTGTAGTATGGTGGCTAATGCCTCGATTGCTGTAA
- a CDS encoding YesK family protein, whose product MDALMLDGWTPLLLLGILFAFMMFFIGRKVSKNILLLTSAIMSLLCFGLILFSILVVGGWEGMGLGFFAITIFIGVWIGTVFGIIYQNTK is encoded by the coding sequence GTGGATGCTTTGATGTTAGACGGATGGACTCCTTTATTATTGTTAGGAATTTTGTTTGCATTTATGATGTTTTTTATTGGCCGGAAAGTTTCGAAAAATATATTACTTTTAACCTCTGCTATAATGAGCCTGCTTTGCTTTGGGTTAATACTTTTTAGCATATTAGTTGTTGGTGGTTGGGAAGGTATGGGTCTAGGCTTCTTTGCGATTACTATTTTCATAGGGGTTTGGATAGGTACAGTTTTTGGTATTATTTATCAAAACACAAAGTAA
- a CDS encoding S9 family peptidase, giving the protein MVSFPKPGAEQFLRTFSIRDFAVSPDENQLVFSTNLSGKYNLWAMNLPSTFPTQLTFNNQSCQGLLYDKQGRFILAGFDDDGNENTQFYGLPLHGGTLQPIIHEEGTRNTGMILSEDGKKLYYTSSKGNPSFLNTYKYDLETGAEELVLEGKTTPTLTVGLSPNEETLLYMTAYSNTHTLLYAKRENDHTLLTPSTDSQHTVSDACFATDDLVYFLTDYNADFTYLASYNLETNEFIKVKDIENEGFTTLKYDQHKQRLYIVSEKGVEDTVYMYDLSSNEWQKIQAPCSTIDKLVVTKSGNLYVLGGTATKPDNIYRLTDNEWIPLTQYAVPGVDHSELVEPEVITYPSFDGLEIESLFFKAKKENDNGEIIFWPHGGPQAAERKFFRASFQFFLNNGYSIFAPNFRGSTGYGLAFTKMVNGDWGYGPRLDNVAGLDWLIDKGYAEKGNILLMGGSYGGYMALLLHGRHADYFKAVVDIFGPSDLFSFVNSVPEDWKPMMDQWVGNPERDKEKFIEYSPITYLETMTKPMLVIQGANDPRVVKEESDQIVQALKDKGREVEYMLLEDEGHGFSKKENEIAVYQKILSFFSQFAESKVEA; this is encoded by the coding sequence ATGGTTTCATTTCCTAAACCAGGGGCAGAGCAGTTTTTAAGGACATTTTCAATAAGAGATTTTGCGGTAAGTCCAGATGAAAATCAACTCGTTTTCAGTACAAATTTAAGCGGAAAGTATAATTTATGGGCAATGAATCTGCCTAGTACATTCCCGACACAGCTGACATTCAATAACCAGAGCTGTCAAGGTCTTCTGTATGATAAACAAGGACGATTCATCCTTGCTGGTTTTGATGACGATGGCAATGAAAATACACAATTTTACGGGTTGCCTCTTCATGGCGGTACATTACAACCAATTATTCATGAAGAAGGAACACGCAATACTGGAATGATCCTTTCAGAAGACGGGAAAAAGCTTTACTACACTTCTTCAAAAGGAAATCCTTCTTTTTTGAATACGTATAAATATGACCTGGAGACAGGGGCGGAAGAATTAGTTTTAGAAGGGAAAACGACACCTACGTTAACAGTTGGTTTAAGCCCGAATGAAGAAACGCTCCTTTATATGACGGCGTATTCAAATACACATACACTGTTGTATGCAAAACGGGAGAACGACCATACTTTGCTGACACCGTCTACCGATTCTCAGCACACGGTTAGTGATGCATGTTTCGCAACAGATGATCTTGTTTATTTTTTAACGGACTACAACGCAGATTTTACATACTTAGCTTCGTATAATTTAGAAACAAATGAATTTATTAAAGTAAAAGATATTGAGAATGAAGGCTTCACTACTCTGAAATATGACCAACATAAACAGCGCTTATATATTGTCAGTGAAAAAGGTGTAGAAGATACTGTATACATGTATGATTTGTCTTCAAATGAGTGGCAGAAAATACAAGCGCCATGTAGCACGATCGATAAGCTTGTTGTCACGAAGTCAGGTAATTTATATGTTTTAGGCGGTACTGCTACTAAACCGGATAATATTTACCGATTGACAGATAATGAATGGATTCCTCTTACGCAATATGCAGTTCCGGGTGTCGACCATAGCGAATTAGTGGAGCCTGAAGTTATTACGTACCCTTCTTTTGATGGGCTGGAAATTGAATCTTTATTCTTCAAAGCGAAAAAGGAAAATGATAATGGGGAAATCATCTTCTGGCCACATGGTGGTCCACAAGCTGCAGAGCGAAAATTCTTTAGAGCTTCGTTCCAGTTCTTTTTAAATAATGGCTATAGTATATTTGCGCCAAATTTCCGTGGATCAACAGGTTATGGATTAGCTTTCACAAAAATGGTAAACGGAGATTGGGGATATGGTCCGCGACTTGATAATGTCGCAGGTCTTGATTGGCTTATTGATAAGGGTTATGCAGAAAAGGGTAATATTTTATTGATGGGTGGAAGCTATGGTGGCTATATGGCCTTACTGCTTCACGGACGTCATGCGGATTATTTCAAAGCGGTAGTCGATATCTTTGGACCATCGGATTTGTTTTCATTTGTCAATTCGGTTCCGGAAGACTGGAAGCCGATGATGGATCAATGGGTAGGAAATCCTGAAAGAGACAAAGAAAAATTTATCGAATATTCCCCGATTACGTATTTAGAGACAATGACAAAACCAATGCTCGTTATCCAAGGAGCAAATGATCCGCGCGTTGTGAAAGAAGAGTCGGATCAAATTGTGCAGGCGCTGAAAGATAAAGGCCGTGAAGTCGAATATATGCTTCTTGAAGATGAAGGGCACGGATTCTCCAAAAAAGAAAATGAAATTGCGGTTTACCAAAAAATCCTTTCCTTCTTCAGCCAATTTGCAGAGTCTAAAGTGGAAGCATAA
- the tnpC gene encoding IS66 family transposase — translation MTLVKQKQEEQNERIIRLLEEQLAQSNRQIEALTEQVRQLTKALYGSKSEKSKYQAPDGQGSLFEEDPSFNEPEQTEEQSTETVSYTVTRKKTNKKRNDSFREDIEVEEIHHHPANLACDCCLGEMVEFSSTMVREEAKFIPATLKRVQHFEHAYECKACKKDALQKAQIKRGKAPQGAIQRSIAGPTVLAKLIYDKFIQYLPLYRQVNEWERHGLHTNDKNLSNWVIRVAEDWLQPLYVLMKQLLTAKSVLHVDETYAQILKRSDGKSAQSNAYNWVCRSVQSEGPIIVLFKSALSRGRAILENLIAGFKGTVICDGYSAYGQLPNVQFANCWAHVRRYWLKADSKNGRIGVEYCDRLFHIERKIKHLLPEERVRVRQQEAKPIVAEFFDWIDRSPFFGKNAIAKAADYTLSRADELKVFLDNGHIAIDNNPAENAIRPNVIGRKNWLFSVSEAGANANAICLSLAETAKANGIDFYQYLVKLMTELPNLPFHQQPEILHNYMPWSENIQATCAK, via the coding sequence TTGACGCTTGTTAAACAGAAGCAAGAAGAACAAAACGAACGTATTATACGATTACTTGAAGAACAGTTAGCTCAGTCAAATCGACAAATAGAAGCGTTGACGGAACAAGTTCGTCAATTAACGAAAGCCTTATACGGCTCTAAGTCAGAGAAATCCAAATATCAAGCACCAGACGGACAGGGCTCTTTATTTGAAGAAGATCCGTCTTTTAACGAACCTGAGCAGACAGAAGAACAAAGCACGGAAACGGTTAGTTATACCGTTACTCGTAAAAAGACAAATAAAAAACGAAATGATTCGTTTCGTGAGGATATTGAAGTTGAGGAAATTCATCATCATCCAGCTAATTTAGCTTGTGATTGTTGTCTCGGTGAAATGGTAGAATTCAGTTCAACGATGGTACGTGAAGAAGCGAAATTTATTCCAGCTACGTTGAAACGTGTACAACATTTTGAACATGCTTATGAGTGCAAAGCGTGTAAAAAAGATGCCCTACAAAAAGCACAAATCAAACGTGGTAAAGCACCACAAGGCGCTATCCAAAGAAGCATTGCCGGACCCACTGTTTTAGCAAAACTTATCTATGATAAGTTTATCCAGTACTTGCCTCTTTACCGTCAGGTAAATGAATGGGAGCGACATGGCCTACATACCAACGATAAGAATTTATCCAATTGGGTAATACGCGTAGCAGAAGATTGGCTTCAACCGCTTTATGTTTTGATGAAGCAACTATTGACGGCGAAATCTGTGCTGCATGTGGATGAAACGTATGCACAAATACTCAAACGTTCAGATGGGAAATCCGCTCAATCGAACGCCTATAACTGGGTATGTCGTAGTGTACAAAGTGAAGGTCCTATTATCGTTTTATTTAAGAGCGCTCTCTCACGAGGGCGAGCTATATTAGAAAATTTAATTGCAGGGTTCAAAGGGACTGTGATTTGTGATGGCTATTCGGCTTATGGTCAATTGCCTAATGTTCAGTTCGCTAACTGTTGGGCGCACGTACGACGTTATTGGCTGAAAGCTGATAGTAAAAACGGGCGAATAGGTGTTGAATATTGCGATCGTTTATTTCACATCGAGCGTAAAATCAAACACCTTTTACCGGAAGAACGTGTGCGAGTTCGTCAACAAGAAGCAAAGCCCATCGTAGCTGAATTTTTCGATTGGATTGACCGTTCTCCTTTCTTTGGTAAAAACGCAATTGCGAAAGCAGCGGACTACACATTGAGCCGAGCAGATGAGTTAAAAGTCTTTCTTGATAACGGTCACATCGCAATTGACAATAATCCCGCTGAAAATGCGATTCGTCCAAATGTTATTGGCCGTAAAAATTGGCTTTTCTCTGTGAGCGAAGCGGGTGCCAATGCGAATGCCATCTGTTTAAGCTTGGCTGAAACGGCCAAAGCAAACGGGATTGATTTTTATCAGTATCTGGTGAAGCTGATGACGGAATTACCAAATTTACCATTTCATCAGCAACCTGAGATTTTACATAACTACATGCCTTGGTCAGAAAATATTCAAGCCACATGTGCAAAATAG
- a CDS encoding GntR family transcriptional regulator → MQIIISNISKEPIYEQITNQIKSAILAGELHEGEAIPSMRNLAKELQISVITTKRAYEELEKAGFIYSIVGKGSFVAEQNLEVIKEKKLKVIEEQMSLVITNSREIGISLEELQDLLKILYEE, encoded by the coding sequence ATGCAAATAATTATTTCAAACATTTCTAAGGAACCAATTTATGAACAAATTACAAATCAGATTAAATCCGCCATTTTAGCAGGTGAATTGCATGAGGGGGAAGCAATACCTTCCATGCGTAATCTTGCCAAAGAACTGCAAATTAGTGTAATCACAACGAAGCGTGCTTACGAGGAATTAGAAAAGGCGGGCTTTATCTATTCGATTGTCGGAAAAGGGTCCTTTGTTGCAGAGCAAAATTTAGAAGTCATAAAAGAAAAGAAATTGAAAGTCATTGAGGAGCAAATGAGCTTGGTCATCACGAATAGCAGAGAAATTGGCATCTCACTTGAAGAATTACAAGACTTATTAAAAATTTTATATGAGGAGTGA
- a CDS encoding histone acetyltransferase, giving the protein MRKWLWLISIGAIVLGWFIFDMWQESSRDAIIGKALNSHIDTVSIRDTKTNEEVLVMTNSDPAFTPMVEIYRFPYIQLERPDNKILKEEPVLEIEYLQENEVMYVVRVHQFNRKPVLEQQLAASYIYSPENSDNVYFFEVRGNDQLVKVNDGLKTLIDIITSK; this is encoded by the coding sequence ATGAGAAAATGGCTTTGGTTAATCTCTATTGGTGCCATTGTGTTGGGCTGGTTTATTTTTGATATGTGGCAAGAGTCTAGCAGGGATGCGATTATAGGAAAAGCTTTGAATAGTCATATTGATACGGTTTCAATTAGAGATACGAAAACAAATGAAGAAGTTTTAGTGATGACGAATTCGGACCCCGCTTTTACTCCTATGGTTGAAATTTACAGGTTCCCATACATTCAGTTGGAACGGCCGGACAATAAAATCCTTAAAGAAGAGCCAGTGCTTGAAATCGAATACTTACAGGAAAACGAAGTCATGTATGTGGTGAGGGTCCATCAGTTTAATCGTAAGCCAGTACTGGAACAGCAATTAGCAGCCAGTTACATATATTCTCCTGAAAATAGCGATAACGTGTATTTTTTTGAAGTGAGAGGCAATGATCAGCTGGTCAAAGTGAACGACGGGTTAAAAACGCTAATCGATATCATTACTTCAAAGTAA